A genomic region of Candidatus Bathyarchaeota archaeon contains the following coding sequences:
- a CDS encoding oxidoreductase: protein MGKPQKLKFAFYWAASCGGCEIAVLDINEKILDVIAKADIVFWPVAMDIKYKDVEAMPDKSIDVCFFNGAIRNSEQEYMAKLLRKKSKVLVAFGSCACDGSVVGLGNLWNREKIFERAYFETPSTKNPERITPQTSFKALQGELELPEFYDTVKTLAQTVDVDYFISGCPPPVPRIIDALEAILSGKLPPKGANLLFNKSICDECPREKKDRKITQVKRIYEIEDDFKTCLLEQGVICMGPATRGGCGAQCLKANIPCTGCGGPAPRVTDQGAAMISAFASIATDPKVIEQVVDPVGTFYKYSLANSILRRRVMRP, encoded by the coding sequence ATGGGGAAACCTCAAAAGTTAAAGTTTGCCTTCTACTGGGCAGCTAGCTGTGGCGGTTGTGAAATCGCTGTTTTAGACATTAACGAGAAGATATTAGATGTCATAGCCAAGGCGGACATCGTGTTCTGGCCTGTTGCTATGGATATAAAATATAAAGATGTCGAAGCCATGCCTGATAAGAGCATAGACGTGTGCTTCTTCAACGGTGCCATTCGAAACAGCGAACAAGAATACATGGCGAAACTTCTGAGGAAGAAGTCAAAAGTGCTTGTGGCTTTCGGCTCTTGCGCCTGCGACGGAAGCGTTGTCGGCTTGGGTAACCTTTGGAACCGCGAGAAAATCTTTGAGAGAGCCTACTTTGAAACACCTTCAACAAAAAACCCGGAGCGTATAACGCCTCAAACCAGCTTTAAAGCGCTGCAAGGCGAGCTTGAACTTCCCGAGTTCTATGACACCGTAAAAACATTGGCGCAAACCGTGGACGTGGACTACTTTATTTCTGGCTGTCCACCCCCAGTCCCGAGAATTATCGATGCTTTAGAAGCCATTTTAAGCGGAAAACTCCCGCCAAAAGGCGCAAACCTACTATTTAACAAGTCTATCTGTGATGAGTGCCCGAGAGAAAAGAAGGACCGCAAAATCACTCAAGTAAAGCGGATCTATGAAATAGAAGACGATTTCAAAACATGCCTCTTGGAGCAGGGCGTAATATGTATGGGACCCGCCACCCGCGGTGGATGCGGTGCTCAATGTTTGAAGGCGAATATACCGTGCACCGGGTGTGGTGGACCAGCGCCTCGTGTAACAGATCAAGGCGCAGCCATGATAAGCGCTTTCGCCTCTATAGCCACAGACCCCAAGGTAATTGAACAAGTTGTTGATCCCGTTGGAACTTTCTACAAGTATTCTTTGGCTAACTCAATCTTGCGGAGGAGGGTGATGCGTCCATGA
- a CDS encoding Ni/Fe hydrogenase subunit alpha produces the protein MKEIVINPITRLEGHGKITIFLNEEGEVDEAYFQVPELRGFEKFCEGRRAEDLPIITPRICGVCPVAHHMASAKALDAAFNVEPPEPAKKLRELMYCGYYLYDHTLHFYYLGGPDFVVGPDAPPEKRNVIGVIEKAGLEIGKEVIKHRAYGQKITEILGGKATHPVSACIPGGFARPISEEERREIERMVRSFLDFAKFSLKLFDDIVLKNKAYVDLIKSEAYTLKTYYMGLVDKNNKVNFYDGKVRVVDPNGREFVKFTPKEYLDVIEERVEPWTYVKLPYLKKVGWKGFVDGPESGIYRVGPLGRLNAADGMATPLAQAEYERMYATLGGKPVHNTLAYHWARLIELLYAAERALELVTDPEITSKNVRNKPDKPGEGVGIVEAARGTLIHHYQLDEKALAKKVNLIVATTHNVPGICMSIRDAAKGLIKRGKVTDGILNMIEMAFRAYDPCFACATHFALGQMPLEVEIYGSDKKLVRTIKR, from the coding sequence ATGAAGGAAATAGTTATAAATCCAATAACGAGGCTTGAAGGCCACGGAAAAATAACCATATTCCTAAATGAAGAAGGTGAAGTGGACGAAGCTTACTTCCAAGTTCCAGAGCTCAGAGGCTTCGAAAAGTTCTGTGAAGGCCGCAGAGCCGAGGACTTGCCCATAATAACACCCCGCATATGCGGTGTATGTCCAGTCGCCCATCACATGGCAAGCGCCAAAGCCCTAGACGCAGCTTTTAACGTGGAGCCACCAGAACCAGCTAAAAAACTACGCGAACTCATGTACTGTGGCTATTACCTCTATGACCACACATTACATTTCTACTATCTGGGCGGACCAGACTTTGTTGTAGGACCGGACGCACCGCCAGAAAAGCGTAACGTTATAGGCGTTATTGAAAAGGCTGGCTTGGAAATTGGCAAGGAGGTAATAAAGCATAGAGCTTATGGTCAAAAGATAACCGAAATCTTGGGTGGAAAGGCAACTCATCCGGTAAGTGCATGTATTCCAGGTGGTTTTGCAAGACCAATATCCGAAGAAGAGCGTCGAGAAATTGAGCGTATGGTGCGAAGTTTCCTTGATTTTGCCAAATTCTCACTGAAACTTTTTGACGACATAGTGCTGAAAAACAAAGCTTACGTGGACTTAATTAAGAGTGAAGCGTACACGCTTAAAACCTACTATATGGGTTTAGTGGATAAAAACAACAAGGTAAACTTCTACGATGGGAAGGTACGTGTGGTAGATCCAAACGGACGGGAATTCGTCAAATTCACGCCTAAAGAATACTTGGACGTTATAGAGGAACGTGTGGAGCCATGGACTTATGTGAAGCTTCCATACCTTAAGAAGGTTGGATGGAAAGGCTTTGTGGACGGACCTGAAAGTGGCATCTACCGTGTCGGCCCCCTTGGAAGACTCAATGCTGCAGACGGCATGGCAACACCCCTAGCCCAAGCAGAATATGAACGAATGTATGCTACTTTAGGCGGAAAACCGGTCCATAACACATTGGCTTACCACTGGGCTAGATTAATTGAGTTGTTATACGCTGCTGAACGCGCTTTGGAGTTGGTAACGGATCCGGAGATAACAAGCAAAAACGTCCGCAACAAACCAGACAAACCTGGAGAAGGCGTAGGCATAGTTGAAGCTGCTCGCGGAACGCTTATCCACCATTACCAGTTAGACGAGAAAGCTTTGGCCAAGAAAGTCAACTTGATCGTGGCTACTACGCATAACGTGCCGGGCATATGCATGTCAATTAGAGACGCAGCTAAAGGCCTAATTAAGAGAGGCAAGGTTACAGACGGCATATTAAACATGATTGAGATGGCCTTTAGGGCTTATGATCCATGTTTTGCATGTGCAACGCACTTCGCCTTGGGTCAAATGCCCTTGGAGGTGGAGATTTATGGTAGCGATAAAAAGCTCGTCCGAACAATCAAAAGGTAA
- a CDS encoding hydrogenase iron-sulfur subunit, with protein sequence MEEAKVGVFLSDCGGQIPKILDFEALTNFVKSVPGVALVARGSEFWRGQGLQTIVDAVKTKKINRVVVAETVPKISEVAISKAVERAGLNSHLVEVVDIKDHCAWPHRDMPKEATEKAKAMILAAIEKAKLMEPIDKAEFPSVKSVLVIGGGVAGMQAAEDLAEMGFQVYLVEKEPFLGGLAAKAVRFFPTDDCAICIQSPASLTAVTQTSRKCVYRSGLSEIPNLNILTNAKVVKVEGGPGNFKVTVERRPRYVDEKKCVACDLCTSVCPVESPDEYNARLSKRKAIYINKPLVYPPVYVIDAKACKFHACAKCVEVCPTKAINLDKKPEHLTLNVGSIIVATGFREYDPSVIKEYHYGEYPDVVTHLELARMLDAFGPTGGVPVRPSDGKPAKRVVFVQCVGSRDRRWNPYCSSICCMISLKHATMIKEAFPDTDLTICYIDIRATGREHEYYYEKAREMGVKFVKGRPSEIIHDPATNTLIVEVEDELLRRLLELEADLVVLATAMVPSEDAKELAQILGIELDQDGFFKEYNAKLRPTETKRRGIFICGGSVFPKDVPTASLHAHSAAVKAAKFLMNGKIVKDLRVAVVNQDYCGNCQFCPVTCPYGAITLEPKGEGHFAAKVSELLCEGCGVCVGTCPVGAIELRHLKPSQISAQIRALLAVNGTSKPLVLAFSCSECGHAAVDSSGMAMMSYPANVRVLRVPCTGIIQVHHILEAFKAGAQGVMVVGCKPDGCHYEVGSQKAKQKVEMAKMLLQAYGIEPERLEMFNLVFVEGDKFAEAAKAMTERVEKLGPLQFA encoded by the coding sequence ATGGAAGAAGCCAAAGTTGGAGTCTTTCTATCTGACTGTGGTGGGCAAATTCCCAAAATCCTAGACTTCGAGGCTCTGACAAATTTTGTGAAGAGCGTCCCAGGGGTTGCATTAGTCGCTAGAGGGAGCGAGTTCTGGAGAGGTCAAGGCCTCCAAACGATAGTGGACGCTGTTAAAACTAAGAAGATAAACCGAGTGGTCGTTGCGGAAACTGTTCCAAAAATAAGCGAGGTAGCCATTTCAAAAGCCGTTGAAAGAGCTGGACTCAACTCACACCTAGTGGAGGTTGTAGACATTAAAGACCATTGTGCATGGCCGCACAGAGACATGCCTAAAGAGGCTACGGAGAAGGCTAAGGCAATGATTCTGGCAGCTATTGAAAAAGCTAAGCTGATGGAGCCGATAGATAAGGCTGAGTTTCCATCCGTAAAATCCGTCCTTGTAATAGGCGGTGGAGTCGCTGGAATGCAGGCAGCTGAAGACTTGGCTGAAATGGGGTTCCAAGTTTACCTTGTTGAGAAAGAGCCATTTTTGGGTGGTTTAGCAGCCAAAGCCGTGCGTTTCTTCCCAACAGACGATTGCGCCATATGCATCCAGTCTCCGGCAAGCCTTACCGCTGTGACTCAAACTTCAAGAAAGTGTGTTTACCGTTCAGGCTTGTCGGAAATCCCAAATCTAAACATTTTAACAAACGCTAAAGTCGTGAAAGTCGAGGGCGGTCCGGGCAACTTTAAGGTGACTGTTGAACGTAGGCCTCGCTACGTGGATGAAAAGAAATGCGTGGCGTGTGACCTCTGCACAAGCGTCTGCCCGGTTGAATCGCCAGACGAGTATAACGCTAGACTTTCGAAGCGTAAAGCCATCTACATAAACAAACCGCTTGTATACCCACCGGTCTACGTTATAGACGCTAAAGCATGCAAATTCCACGCGTGCGCCAAATGCGTTGAAGTTTGTCCAACGAAAGCCATAAACCTCGACAAGAAACCCGAACACTTGACGCTTAACGTCGGCAGCATCATTGTGGCCACAGGTTTCCGTGAATACGATCCAAGCGTCATCAAAGAATATCATTATGGCGAATACCCAGACGTGGTAACCCATCTAGAATTGGCGAGAATGTTAGATGCCTTCGGTCCAACTGGCGGCGTACCCGTTAGGCCTTCAGATGGAAAACCAGCTAAACGCGTAGTGTTCGTGCAGTGCGTTGGCTCAAGAGATCGCCGCTGGAATCCATACTGTTCGAGCATCTGCTGCATGATTTCATTGAAGCATGCCACCATGATTAAAGAGGCTTTTCCAGACACAGATTTAACCATATGCTACATAGACATCCGTGCGACAGGCCGGGAACACGAATACTATTATGAAAAAGCCAGGGAAATGGGCGTCAAATTTGTCAAGGGGAGGCCTTCTGAAATAATTCATGATCCAGCCACAAACACGTTAATTGTTGAGGTAGAAGACGAACTTTTACGAAGGCTTTTGGAACTTGAAGCCGACCTAGTGGTTTTAGCCACGGCCATGGTTCCATCCGAAGATGCGAAAGAGCTGGCTCAAATCTTAGGCATCGAGCTTGACCAAGACGGCTTCTTTAAGGAGTACAATGCCAAGCTTAGGCCCACAGAAACAAAGCGGAGAGGGATCTTCATCTGCGGAGGCTCGGTCTTCCCGAAAGACGTGCCGACGGCTTCACTCCATGCCCACTCGGCGGCTGTGAAGGCTGCTAAGTTTCTTATGAACGGCAAAATTGTTAAAGATTTGAGGGTGGCAGTTGTTAATCAAGACTATTGTGGAAACTGCCAATTCTGTCCGGTAACATGCCCATACGGCGCCATAACCTTAGAGCCTAAGGGAGAAGGGCACTTCGCTGCGAAGGTTTCAGAGCTTCTCTGCGAGGGCTGCGGTGTATGTGTTGGCACATGCCCAGTTGGCGCCATAGAGCTTCGCCACCTCAAGCCAAGCCAAATATCCGCCCAGATAAGAGCGCTGTTAGCCGTTAATGGCACTTCAAAGCCGCTTGTGTTGGCCTTCAGCTGTTCCGAATGTGGCCATGCAGCTGTGGATTCTTCTGGAATGGCTATGATGAGTTACCCAGCTAACGTTAGGGTGCTGCGGGTTCCATGCACAGGCATAATCCAAGTCCATCACATACTTGAAGCTTTCAAGGCTGGGGCCCAAGGCGTTATGGTGGTTGGCTGTAAGCCTGATGGATGCCACTATGAGGTTGGAAGCCAAAAGGCCAAACAAAAAGTGGAAATGGCGAAGATGCTGCTCCAAGCCTATGGTATAGAACCTGAAAGACTTGAAATGTTCAATTTGGTCTTCGTCGAGGGCGACAAATTCGCTGAAGCAGCCAAAGCTATGACTGAAAGAGTGGAGAAACTAGGTCCACTGCAGTTTGCCTAG
- a CDS encoding 4Fe-4S dicluster domain-containing protein, whose amino-acid sequence MAEEKLLDFAREITGRLGGETITNCYQCGTCASTCPVARTTERYNPRQILRLALLGQRDEILKGDAIWLCASCYNCQERCPQKVEIADVIYALRNIAIQEGNTPAIYTDFATALISEGRLAPISKFLEKKRAEYGLPAIKPTGLEALKKILAATGFDKIVFKKEGATK is encoded by the coding sequence GTGGCTGAAGAAAAACTTCTCGACTTTGCAAGGGAAATAACTGGTAGACTCGGGGGAGAGACAATAACCAATTGCTATCAATGTGGCACATGTGCCAGCACTTGCCCAGTAGCGAGGACAACAGAACGCTATAACCCCCGTCAAATACTTAGACTTGCCCTTCTTGGGCAGAGAGACGAGATCCTTAAAGGCGATGCCATTTGGCTTTGTGCCTCATGCTATAACTGCCAAGAGCGATGTCCTCAAAAAGTTGAAATTGCAGACGTAATATATGCCTTAAGAAACATAGCCATTCAAGAAGGCAATACACCAGCAATATACACGGATTTTGCAACAGCCCTAATAAGCGAAGGCCGTCTAGCCCCAATCTCAAAATTCTTGGAAAAGAAGAGAGCAGAATACGGATTACCAGCAATAAAACCAACAGGCCTAGAAGCTCTCAAAAAGATTCTGGCGGCAACAGGCTTTGATAAAATCGTATTCAAAAAGGAGGGTGCAACTAAATGA
- a CDS encoding CoB--CoM heterodisulfide reductase subunit B, translating into MTSYALFLGCTIPARQPHYELAARKALTKLGIQLVDLDGMTCCAPPPIQSIDLETSLAVAAYNICLAEEADLNIVTLCTGCFESLTIANRLLKEKPKLREKINKVLSNAGKEFKGTKEVKHYLQVLMGDVGVDRLKQNVVKPLKNLKVAAFSGCHLLRPSEILRFDDPERPRIFDTLIEALGAKSIPYKNKLRCCGGLLRGYADDVALAIARDKIVNAYNAGADCISTLCPFCFLTLDLGQTLIKATYKEEYNLPIIHYAELLSLSLGVEPKELALDFHKVKIDKVLEKIR; encoded by the coding sequence ATGACAAGTTACGCCCTGTTTTTAGGCTGCACAATACCTGCCCGTCAACCTCACTATGAATTGGCGGCAAGGAAAGCTCTAACAAAACTTGGAATACAACTTGTGGATTTAGATGGCATGACGTGCTGTGCGCCACCACCAATTCAATCCATAGACTTGGAAACAAGCCTTGCGGTAGCCGCTTACAACATTTGCCTAGCAGAAGAAGCGGACCTAAACATTGTCACATTATGCACTGGATGCTTCGAATCCCTAACTATAGCAAACCGCCTCTTGAAAGAAAAGCCGAAACTCCGCGAAAAAATAAACAAAGTTTTGTCTAATGCCGGGAAAGAGTTCAAAGGCACGAAAGAGGTTAAGCATTACCTACAAGTGCTCATGGGCGACGTAGGCGTAGACCGCTTAAAACAAAATGTTGTCAAACCTCTAAAAAACCTTAAGGTGGCTGCGTTCTCTGGGTGTCACTTACTGAGGCCAAGCGAAATATTGCGATTTGACGATCCAGAGCGTCCACGCATATTTGACACTCTAATTGAAGCCTTAGGCGCTAAAAGCATACCATATAAGAACAAACTGCGTTGCTGCGGCGGTCTCCTAAGAGGATATGCGGATGATGTAGCCTTGGCCATAGCGAGAGACAAAATTGTAAATGCCTATAACGCTGGAGCCGACTGCATATCAACTCTATGTCCATTCTGCTTCTTAACTCTAGACCTTGGACAAACACTAATAAAAGCTACATACAAGGAAGAATACAATCTGCCAATAATTCATTACGCTGAACTTTTAAGCCTAAGCTTAGGAGTGGAACCAAAAGAGCTGGCCCTAGATTTTCATAAAGTGAAAATTGACAAAGTTTTAGAGAAAATACGCTAA
- a CDS encoding phosphate uptake regulator PhoU yields MTVSLPNDWVKEQGIKPKDILFILPERDGSLKIMPRHVAQREEADEYVVNADACDEPGMLERIIVGSYILGRDVIRVISANRIEKNHVDEVRRIVQKLIGLGILEETPKSILLQCSIDTTKFKLDMLIRRLALIASTILSEAMQGFKEKKYSLVEEAIAREDEADKIYYLAVRLLLLAQAKPVIAEEVGMSDVIFIPAARLILQYLELVADYSEDLAKEVLEMEIYRNMLQENIVDQIFHISDMAQTIFQKSVECVFTRDLKVANQLLEMLKVLEVDSNRLMREAPEIPYIRSIISCLSKIADKGATIAEIAVNRALEDPNKFIGNVVRAVKHFRTLPLTIGKK; encoded by the coding sequence ATGACCGTTTCCCTACCAAACGACTGGGTTAAGGAACAGGGTATAAAACCAAAAGACATACTATTCATACTTCCTGAGAGGGACGGTTCACTAAAAATAATGCCGAGACATGTGGCTCAACGGGAAGAAGCCGACGAGTATGTGGTTAATGCTGATGCATGCGACGAACCCGGCATGCTCGAGAGGATAATTGTTGGAAGCTACATTCTTGGACGTGATGTTATTCGCGTGATCTCCGCAAACCGTATAGAAAAGAACCATGTGGACGAAGTGCGAAGGATAGTTCAAAAGCTCATAGGTCTCGGTATCCTAGAGGAAACTCCAAAAAGCATCCTACTCCAATGTTCCATAGACACCACGAAATTCAAACTTGACATGCTCATCCGACGACTCGCCCTAATAGCATCAACGATACTTTCTGAAGCCATGCAGGGCTTCAAAGAAAAGAAATATAGTCTTGTAGAAGAAGCCATAGCCAGAGAAGATGAAGCAGATAAAATATACTATTTAGCGGTGCGACTGCTCCTTTTGGCTCAAGCCAAGCCGGTTATAGCCGAAGAAGTCGGCATGTCAGATGTCATTTTCATACCGGCAGCAAGGCTTATATTGCAGTACCTAGAGTTGGTGGCAGATTACTCCGAAGATTTAGCGAAGGAAGTCCTAGAAATGGAGATTTACAGAAACATGCTACAAGAAAACATTGTTGACCAAATATTTCATATAAGTGACATGGCTCAAACAATCTTTCAAAAGTCAGTTGAATGCGTTTTCACGCGCGACTTGAAAGTAGCAAATCAACTTTTAGAAATGCTTAAAGTACTTGAAGTCGACTCAAACAGGCTTATGCGGGAGGCCCCGGAGATTCCCTATATAAGGTCGATTATTTCATGTTTGAGCAAAATCGCTGATAAAGGCGCAACAATTGCTGAAATAGCCGTAAACAGAGCCTTAGAGGATCCTAACAAGTTCATTGGCAACGTTGTTCGGGCAGTGAAACATTTTAGAACTTTGCCCTTAACCATAGGAAAGAAGTAA
- the gcvH gene encoding glycine cleavage system protein GcvH has protein sequence MSEWKTVSIRQELIKEIERILRTGRYRSVSEFVSEAIRLRLEELMRAEGIPAAKREELLAIPEQLLYTPKHTWAQITPEGNIRVGVSDYAQRHLKGIANIMTEPVGKEIAKMEPFGVAETWMFMFDLYAPVSGKIVKVNEKLKDKPYLVNEDPYGEGWIIEIKPKNSLTLEEELKSLLSSREYNKWVSKLEGRLRE, from the coding sequence ATGTCTGAATGGAAAACCGTAAGCATAAGACAAGAACTAATAAAGGAAATCGAGAGAATCCTTAGAACAGGACGCTACCGAAGCGTTTCAGAGTTCGTCTCAGAAGCCATAAGACTCCGCTTAGAGGAGCTCATGCGGGCTGAAGGAATTCCAGCCGCCAAACGTGAAGAGCTCCTGGCAATACCGGAACAACTATTATACACGCCAAAACATACATGGGCACAAATAACACCTGAAGGAAACATCCGTGTGGGTGTTTCAGACTACGCTCAGAGACACCTTAAAGGCATAGCAAATATTATGACTGAACCTGTGGGGAAAGAAATTGCCAAAATGGAACCCTTCGGTGTGGCTGAAACCTGGATGTTTATGTTTGACTTATATGCGCCAGTAAGTGGCAAGATTGTTAAGGTTAATGAAAAATTGAAGGATAAGCCATACTTAGTTAACGAGGATCCATACGGTGAAGGCTGGATCATTGAAATTAAACCCAAAAACTCGCTTACGCTTGAAGAAGAACTCAAGAGTCTTCTAAGCTCTAGAGAATACAACAAGTGGGTTAGCAAACTTGAGGGAAGATTACGTGAATAA